From a single Vitis vinifera cultivar Pinot Noir 40024 chromosome 18, ASM3070453v1 genomic region:
- the LOC100243853 gene encoding small ribosomal subunit protein uS9: MASPVESVQCFGRKKIVVAVTYCKRGRGLIKINGCPIKAVEPILLLGRHRFADVDMRTRVKGGGHTSQIYAIRQSIAKALVAFYQKYVDEQCKKEHVDVPRKRRASAASLRHLFRRGGVGRCRCGEVARVLKPGGARGEVGCEQMGALGLPMARIWA, from the coding sequence ATGGCATCTCCTGTGGAATCAGTCCAGTGCTTTGGGCGGAAGAAGATTGTCGTGGCCGTCACCTACTGCAAGCGCGGCCGAGGCCTCATCAAGATCAACGGCTGCCCAATCAAGGCGGTGGAGCCCATCCTCCTTCTCGGTCGCCACCGTTTCGCCGACGTTGACATGCGCACCCGCGTAAAAGGTGGTGGTCACACCTCCCAGATATACGCAATCCGCCAAAGCATTGCCAAAGCCCTCGTTGCCTTCTATCAGAAGTACGTCGATGAGCAGTGCAAGAAGGAGCACGTGGACGTGCCGAGAAAGCGACGCGCGTCGGCTGCCAGTCTCCGACATTTATTCCGGCGTGGTGGTGTCGGCCGCTGCCGCTGCGGAGAGGTGGCGAGGGTGTTGAAGCCAGGTGGGGCGAGAGGGGAGGTAGGCTGTGAACAGATGGGTGCCTTGGGCTTGCCAATGGCACGGATATGGGCTTGA